From Salvia splendens isolate huo1 chromosome 3, SspV2, whole genome shotgun sequence, a single genomic window includes:
- the LOC121794371 gene encoding photosynthetic NDH subunit of subcomplex B 2, chloroplastic-like: protein MVSLLSFSPLKSAKACAATTTESLDQKFGRKGIKFSESGTVELSVRNGSSVKLEIANGHITSYKPKVYWKDDGYEEVLHTLPPSSSSSSSRGGIALVVDDLSSPSNPKATTAAAEWTVMDADSDSIDAVQVELGCVRGCLDIRYVVSLYPLSMAAAVIVKNTGRKPVDLATAILSHLKVKKRGGSGVQGLKGCSYCTHPPLSSPFQILSPSEATKTEDPGFFSFGWEPENKAGVWSVQDAPITVLRHKLSRVYAAPPPQRSDPFHTTAPSKYETIDQGRELFFRVIRMGFEEIYLSSPGSFADKYGNGYFICTGPTSMLVPVTVNPGEEWRGAQVIEHDNL from the exons ATGGTTTCTCTCCTATCCTTCTCTCCCCTCAAATCTGCTAAAGCTTGTGCAGCTACTACGACAGAGAGTCTCGACCAGAAATTTGGACGCAAAGGCATCAAATTTTCGGAGTCGGGGACGGTAGAGCTGAGCGTGAGAAATGGTAGCTCGGTGAAGCTTGAGATTGCAAACGGCCACATTACTTCATACAAGCCCAAGGTTTACTGGAAGGATGATGGCTATGAGGAGGTGCTTCATACTCTTCCAccttcatcttcctcttcttcctccagAGGCGGCATCGCTTTGGTGGTGGACGACCTCTCCTCTCCATCAAATCCCAAGGCTACTACTGCTGCTGCTGAATGGACTGTGATGGATGCTGATTCCGACTCCATCGACGCTGTGCAG GTTGAGTTGGGTTGTGTTCGTGGCTGTTTGGATATAAGGTACGTTGTATCACTCTATCCTCTCAGCATGGCGGCTGCTGTGATAGTCAAGAACACGGGGCGAAAGCCGGTAGATTTAGCCACTGCTATTTTGAGTCatttgaaggtgaagaagagAGGTGGGAGTGGTGTGCAAGGATTGAAAGGCTGCTCTTACTGCACGCACCCTCCTCTTTCTTCTCCTTTCCAAATCTTATCCCCCTCCGAAGCTACCAAGACCGAGGATCCAGGCTTCTTCTCGTTCGGATGGGAGCCCGAAAACAAGGCCGGGGTGTGGAGTGTGCAGGATGCCCCCATTACCGTCTTGAGACATAAGCTCAGTAGAGTGTACGCTGCTCCACCACCGCAACGCTCCGACCCTTTCCACACCACCGCCCCCTCCAAGTACGAGACCATCGACCAG GGGCGTGAGCTTTTCTTCCGAGTGATACGAATGGGATTCGAGGAAATATATCTGTCCAGTCCGGGCTCATTTGCGGACAAGTATGGCAATGGCTACTTTATATGTACAGGCCCCACTTCAATGTTGGTTCCGGTCACGGTGAACCCCGGTGAAGAATGGAGAGGGGCGCAGGTCATAGAGCATGATAATTTGTGA
- the LOC121794372 gene encoding protein NDH-DEPENDENT CYCLIC ELECTRON FLOW 5-like — MATLFNSALPFLRNISPPASCSSSVKTFPDSDYLERCGVSFTGIGDDCVVKMELGNGTAAKVMLPTGLVTSYKPQMWHGGTMELLQTSVSQSENGAALIRGGLSLALACQNDAGVSWSPRAWDLHQVTGTPRESIRVELSSTSEQGNVGIKHIITLEQDSFNSEIVVSNSSTSTIRLAGSTVCHLAVSTPDAAYAIGLQGSDYFDMPPFQGNFSIVPPTINKSPNKFWPFNKLFPKGEENINRQAESGEEDDDCKHLAETLSRIYTSTPRSLTIMDRGRRNSVTVRRQGFKEVYIMSPGSEHEWYSKYSYICIGHAAQLEPLIIDSQSEWSGGVQLFNPNY; from the exons ATGGCCACCCTTTTTAACAGCGCTCTCCCTTTTCTGAGGAACATCTCTCCGCCCGCTTCATGCTCCTCCTCCGTCAAAACATTTCCAGACTCCGACTATCTGGAGAGATGTGGCGTGAGCTTTACAGGTATTGGCGATGACTGTGTGGTAAAGATGGAACTCGGGAATGGAACCGCTGCCAAGGTGATGCTCCCGACTGGTTTGGTCACTTCATACAAGCCTCAGATGTGGCATGGAGGCACAATGGAGTTGCTGCAAACCTCTGTCTCTCAGAGCGAAAATGGTGCTGCTCTCATTCGAGGAGGATTGTCGTTAGCCCTCGCCTGCCAGAATGATGCCGGAGTTTCATGGTCTCCACGTGCCTGGGATCTTCATCAAGTCACTGGAACTCCTCGAGAATCTATTCGG GTGGAGTTGTCGAGCACGAGTGAGCAAGGCAATGTTGGTATAAAGCATATTATAACTCTTGAACAAGATAGCTTCAACTCAGAGATTGTAGTCTCTAACTCATCCACTTCAACTATCCGTCTAGCTGGATCAACCGTGTGCCATCTAGCAGTGAGCACTCCCGATGCAGCTTATGCAATAGGACTACAAGGCTCCGATTACTTTGATATGCCACCGTTTCAGGGGAATTTCAGCATTGTCCCTCCAACGATTAACAAGTCGCCTAATAAGTTCTGGCCATTCAACAAACTATTTCCCAAAGGGGAGGAAAATATAAACAGACAGGCAGAGTCAGGTGAAGAAGACGATGACTGCAAGCACTTGGCAGAAACATTAAGCAGGATTTATACCAGCACACCTCGAAGTTTGACCATCATGGACCGT GGAAGGAGAAATTCGGTGACAGTGAGAAGACAAGGTTTTAAAGAAGTGTACATAATGAGCCCTGGATCAGAACACGAGTGGTATAGCAAGTACTCATACATCTGCATCGGCCATGCTGCACAGCTTGAACCATTAATCATAGACTCTCAAAGCGAATGGAGTGGAGGGGTGCAATTGTTCAATCCTAATTACTAA